One window from the genome of Pseudoalteromonas sp. '520P1 No. 423' encodes:
- a CDS encoding S41 family peptidase translates to MRSIIILFLFVVTLPASSANQKEFDTESAWQEFTHNFTQNYAYQNSTGVDTAKLLARYKEKGLAAKNEREFIDVIQIFLRYYRDPHLAMGPMDEKDYSVTPTGSDIWAVYQAGKYLVEDIKFNSAAYKSQLQVNDVIISVDGLSVDEAINQVFGGDFANLSIKQKEWGLNIALGGLRNQARTLTVLQGANKKRFELAATYEAINLAKQAPVLSYKSINQVGYIRFNNSLGNSDTVTAFKEAIENLIDTEALIIDLRNIPSGGNTGVAEPILGHFVKQKTAYQLYQLQENGVMFQEAQMQQAFAKPNTPFYSKPFVVLAGRWTGSIGEGMMIGFDALGARAIIGAPVADLLGGIKSLNLGESNSVLYLGFERLFHVDGTYREDFEANIAVIPADWGVDGTDPALNKALEVIRKGNKQ, encoded by the coding sequence ATGAGAAGTATAATAATATTATTTTTATTTGTAGTCACTTTACCTGCCAGCTCTGCCAACCAAAAAGAGTTTGATACAGAGTCTGCATGGCAAGAATTTACGCACAATTTTACTCAGAATTACGCTTACCAAAATAGTACAGGTGTCGATACAGCAAAATTATTGGCTCGATATAAAGAGAAAGGATTAGCTGCTAAAAATGAAAGAGAATTTATTGACGTAATTCAAATTTTTTTACGCTATTACCGTGACCCACATTTAGCTATGGGGCCTATGGATGAAAAAGATTATAGTGTGACGCCAACTGGTTCTGATATTTGGGCTGTATACCAAGCAGGGAAATATTTGGTTGAAGATATCAAGTTCAATAGTGCTGCATATAAATCACAGCTACAAGTTAATGATGTCATTATCTCTGTTGATGGTTTATCCGTAGATGAGGCTATTAACCAAGTATTTGGAGGCGATTTCGCTAATTTATCAATTAAACAAAAAGAGTGGGGTTTAAATATCGCGTTAGGAGGTTTAAGAAATCAGGCTAGAACACTGACAGTGCTGCAAGGTGCTAACAAAAAAAGATTTGAACTAGCCGCTACTTATGAAGCGATTAACCTTGCAAAACAAGCGCCTGTATTATCTTATAAAAGTATAAATCAAGTCGGTTATATTCGTTTTAACAATTCGTTAGGTAATTCCGATACCGTAACAGCTTTTAAAGAAGCAATCGAAAACCTCATTGATACAGAAGCATTGATTATAGATTTACGAAATATACCAAGTGGTGGTAATACAGGTGTTGCGGAGCCAATCTTAGGTCATTTTGTTAAACAAAAAACAGCTTATCAATTATATCAATTGCAAGAAAATGGAGTGATGTTTCAAGAAGCTCAAATGCAGCAAGCTTTTGCTAAACCTAATACACCTTTTTATAGTAAACCTTTTGTGGTTTTAGCTGGGCGGTGGACAGGTAGTATAGGTGAAGGCATGATGATTGGATTTGATGCGCTTGGTGCTAGAGCAATAATAGGTGCGCCTGTTGCTGATTTATTGGGTGGCATTAAAAGCTTGAACTTAGGCGAGAGTAACAGTGTTTTATACCTAGGTTTTGAAAGATTATTTCATGTGGATGGTACCTATCGTGAAGATTTTGAGGCAAACATAGCGGTTATCCCAGCAGATTGGGGTGTTGATGGTACTGATCCTGCCCTGAATAAAGCATTAGAAGTTATTCGTAAAGGCAACAAGCAATAA
- a CDS encoding metallophosphoesterase, with amino-acid sequence MTAKITLLTASLCLALSACSNNEPANTQTDAAKDINFLAFGDGGYHVDYPKTKHIKNPRNKAQFIEKEREDWQEDYRPMSEFDHAPIYVYPNTQIATEQGGALAVGTAMASLCKTKACEFGIQLGDNIYPDGAAAADGKDDQKRMNDLILAPLKPLFEQQPELIVYSALGNHDWKTSRKGVALQTQWMAQQPNFHLDANGYYSYKIGEPGNDVEFFVLDTNMLLSGQTFYEVPLNPDGSEKPDHIAIADGTAELEEHEPHEKPAKGEDTKQLKWLAEGLENSTAKWKLVYGHHILWSIGGTKYSEGHVLRKLLMPSLCENADAYIAGHEHDLELLTDDCSKYTNESGKKLPLIISGAASKMRGKHTPFAEFQERNYPEYDLVWSKSFVWGFAHINLDNSKDELNVEFYTTPTDGSGKLITEQSFSFEHRTQ; translated from the coding sequence ATGACTGCAAAAATTACATTACTGACAGCGAGCTTATGTTTAGCTCTCTCAGCTTGCTCAAACAATGAACCTGCTAATACACAAACTGATGCAGCTAAAGATATTAATTTTTTAGCTTTTGGTGATGGTGGTTATCATGTGGATTATCCTAAAACTAAGCATATTAAAAACCCTAGAAATAAAGCGCAATTTATAGAAAAAGAACGTGAAGACTGGCAAGAAGATTATCGCCCTATGTCTGAGTTTGATCATGCACCTATTTATGTGTATCCAAATACCCAAATTGCCACAGAACAAGGCGGAGCACTCGCTGTAGGCACCGCGATGGCAAGCTTATGTAAAACTAAAGCTTGTGAATTTGGTATTCAATTAGGGGATAATATATACCCTGATGGTGCTGCAGCAGCGGATGGTAAAGATGATCAAAAACGAATGAATGACTTAATATTAGCACCATTAAAGCCTTTGTTTGAACAGCAGCCAGAGCTAATTGTGTATTCTGCATTAGGTAATCATGATTGGAAGACATCTCGTAAAGGGGTTGCCTTACAAACGCAGTGGATGGCACAGCAACCTAATTTTCATTTAGATGCCAATGGTTATTACAGCTACAAAATAGGTGAGCCGGGTAACGATGTAGAGTTTTTTGTATTAGATACCAATATGTTGTTATCTGGGCAAACTTTTTACGAAGTACCGCTTAATCCTGATGGCAGTGAAAAACCGGATCATATTGCGATTGCTGACGGCACTGCAGAGCTTGAAGAGCATGAACCACATGAAAAACCAGCTAAAGGTGAAGATACCAAACAACTAAAATGGTTGGCTGAAGGCTTAGAAAACTCAACAGCTAAATGGAAGCTTGTTTACGGTCATCATATTCTTTGGTCGATTGGCGGTACTAAATATAGCGAAGGTCATGTTTTACGTAAGTTATTAATGCCGTCATTATGTGAAAATGCTGATGCCTATATTGCTGGCCATGAGCATGACTTAGAATTATTAACTGATGACTGCTCTAAATATACAAATGAGTCAGGTAAAAAGTTACCCTTAATCATCAGTGGGGCAGCATCTAAAATGCGTGGTAAACATACACCATTTGCTGAATTTCAAGAGCGAAACTACCCTGAATACGATTTAGTTTGGTCTAAAAGTTTTGTATGGGGCTTTGCACATATCAATTTAGATAACAGCAAAGATGAGCTTAATGTTGAATTTTATACCACACCAACAGATGGTAGCGGCAAGCTTATTACAGAACAAAGCTTTAGTTTTGAGCATAGAACTCAATAG
- a CDS encoding TonB-dependent receptor has translation MNRSKQSFSLMKKSIVFACTSLISLSALADSNLEGRITDQSQSVYFDGAQIKIKELNLSTVSERDGSFRFPNVKQGTYTLQIHYIGIAPVEKQITISDGVDSSQNYVIGNASNGIENIIVYGQIAGQASALSQQKNAENLKSVVSADAIGQFPDQNAAEALQRLPGLFIQKDQGEGRFVGVRGIDPNLNNVSINGVNVPSPEAGVRSVALDVIPSELIQSLEVSKSVTPDMDANAVGGSIEVKSLSAFDREEQSDSFSTEASHNELVSKTSPKISGSFTDKFELKSGAELGVASALSWFKRDFGSHNMETDGGWSTIEVEDSHTDEDTEIFGAEEIEQRAYEISRERLGAALNFDLRTSTTDKYYLRTLYSDFSDDEFRLRNEYKFDKGQVAASSVTDSAAQYTDAQMDRDTKDRIQVQEILSLVAGGENKFDDWAFEYSVGYSKSSETEDGRIDTDFNGEGFDLGYSSNGKTPQLTYSADSQDLTNFAMDEVSYSDSLTEDEEISSRFDIKRYFTFDDHYGEFKFGAKYRSREKTNAVDATVYDGGFGDVTADEFATPAPDYALGEFGQGLDEDGLHDFVMMNKSTFDINQNESDIITQGESYINTEDVFAAYGMVTMDIEDWHIVAGVRYENTAFSTSGNKVDLIIDEVNDSESANIEAWQVDKDYDHLLPSLNVRYEFNDNLVTRFAYTNTIARPTFGDSAAYQMIESESTQDGNQIATERKAVVGNPDLDPYESSNLDFSIEYYPDRVGVISAGLFHKNIANFIEQRDVHDNGQWDGYDEVIQMVNGGNAKLSGVELAWTKTFNNGLLLGLNGTFIDADSQLPAQSDTFGNLMIGYENNAMSARLTATHKSESFRFYEADAAVYEAAHNQLDFSLKYNLNTSMQVSFNAINITDEPYYLYHGETQNNYQYEQYGRSFQLGFTIKSF, from the coding sequence ATGAACCGATCCAAACAATCATTTAGTTTAATGAAGAAAAGTATCGTATTTGCCTGTACTAGTTTAATTTCATTATCAGCCTTAGCTGATAGCAATCTTGAAGGTCGTATTACCGACCAAAGTCAGTCGGTATATTTTGATGGCGCACAGATTAAAATAAAAGAACTTAATTTATCAACTGTGTCTGAACGTGATGGTTCGTTTAGGTTCCCTAATGTTAAACAAGGTACTTATACCTTACAAATTCACTACATAGGTATCGCACCTGTAGAAAAGCAAATAACAATAAGCGATGGCGTAGATTCAAGTCAAAACTATGTGATTGGCAATGCAAGTAATGGCATCGAAAATATTATTGTTTATGGCCAAATTGCAGGGCAAGCCAGCGCGTTAAGCCAACAAAAAAATGCAGAAAATTTAAAATCGGTTGTCAGTGCAGATGCAATCGGTCAGTTTCCAGACCAAAATGCAGCGGAAGCGCTTCAGCGCTTACCGGGTCTGTTTATTCAAAAAGATCAAGGAGAAGGGCGCTTTGTTGGGGTACGAGGTATTGACCCTAATTTAAATAATGTCAGCATAAATGGTGTAAATGTGCCATCTCCAGAGGCAGGTGTCAGAAGTGTTGCATTGGATGTTATTCCAAGTGAGTTAATTCAAAGCCTAGAAGTGAGTAAATCTGTTACTCCTGATATGGATGCTAACGCTGTAGGTGGCTCGATAGAAGTTAAAAGTTTAAGTGCATTTGACCGTGAGGAGCAAAGTGATAGCTTTTCAACTGAAGCTTCACACAATGAATTGGTATCAAAAACCAGCCCAAAAATTTCGGGCAGTTTTACCGATAAGTTTGAATTAAAATCAGGTGCAGAGCTAGGTGTAGCAAGTGCGCTATCTTGGTTTAAGCGTGATTTTGGTTCACACAATATGGAAACTGACGGTGGCTGGAGCACCATTGAAGTTGAAGATTCACACACGGATGAAGACACTGAAATATTTGGTGCTGAAGAAATTGAACAACGAGCATATGAAATTTCACGAGAGCGTTTAGGTGCTGCGTTAAATTTTGATTTACGTACAAGTACAACTGATAAATATTACTTACGTACTTTATATAGTGATTTCTCTGATGATGAATTTAGATTAAGAAACGAATACAAGTTTGATAAAGGCCAAGTAGCTGCCAGTTCAGTAACCGATTCTGCAGCGCAATATACTGATGCGCAAATGGATAGAGATACTAAAGATCGTATTCAAGTACAAGAAATCCTCTCTCTGGTAGCTGGTGGCGAAAATAAATTTGATGATTGGGCATTTGAGTACAGCGTTGGTTATTCAAAATCGAGCGAAACCGAAGATGGTCGTATTGATACCGACTTTAATGGCGAAGGTTTTGATTTAGGTTACAGTAGCAATGGTAAAACACCACAGTTAACGTATTCTGCTGATTCTCAAGACTTAACTAACTTTGCGATGGATGAAGTGTCTTATTCAGACAGCTTAACAGAAGATGAAGAGATCAGTTCTCGTTTTGATATTAAGCGCTATTTTACTTTTGATGATCACTATGGTGAATTCAAGTTTGGCGCTAAATATCGCAGCCGTGAAAAGACAAATGCTGTAGATGCAACAGTTTATGATGGTGGTTTTGGTGATGTGACAGCTGATGAATTTGCCACACCAGCACCTGATTATGCATTAGGTGAATTTGGTCAAGGCTTAGATGAAGATGGTTTGCATGATTTTGTAATGATGAATAAATCTACCTTTGATATAAACCAAAATGAATCGGACATCATAACTCAAGGCGAAAGCTACATAAACACTGAAGATGTTTTTGCAGCCTACGGCATGGTCACTATGGATATTGAAGACTGGCATATCGTAGCGGGTGTGAGATACGAAAATACTGCGTTCTCAACCAGTGGTAATAAAGTTGATTTGATCATAGATGAAGTGAATGATTCAGAAAGCGCAAATATTGAGGCGTGGCAGGTAGATAAAGATTACGACCATTTACTACCTAGCTTAAATGTACGATATGAATTTAACGATAACTTAGTTACACGTTTTGCTTATACCAATACTATAGCAAGACCAACATTTGGTGATTCTGCTGCTTATCAAATGATTGAAAGTGAAAGCACGCAAGATGGTAATCAAATCGCAACAGAGCGTAAAGCAGTGGTAGGCAACCCTGATTTAGACCCATATGAGTCATCCAACTTAGATTTTTCTATTGAATATTATCCTGATCGTGTCGGTGTCATATCTGCAGGCTTATTCCATAAAAATATCGCAAATTTTATTGAGCAAAGAGATGTGCATGATAATGGTCAATGGGATGGATACGACGAAGTAATACAAATGGTTAACGGCGGCAATGCTAAGTTATCGGGTGTTGAGCTGGCTTGGACTAAAACCTTTAATAACGGATTATTATTAGGTTTAAATGGCACATTTATAGATGCTGATTCACAGCTACCAGCGCAATCAGATACCTTTGGTAACTTAATGATAGGTTATGAAAACAATGCAATGAGCGCGCGCTTAACAGCAACCCATAAAAGTGAAAGTTTCCGTTTTTATGAAGCCGATGCAGCTGTATATGAGGCGGCACATAATCAGTTAGATTTCAGCCTGAAATATAATTTAAATACCAGCATGCAAGTATCGTTTAATGCCATCAATATTACCGATGAGCCTTATTATTTATACCACGGTGAAACACAAAATAACTATCAATATGAGCAATACGGTCGCTCATTCCAGTTAGGTTTTACCATTAAATCATTTTAA
- a CDS encoding GGDEF domain-containing protein, with amino-acid sequence MNLSLLKLHTKTIVLLTLFFTSLIMYTFSLGALKPIKLIDWFDVLGEGCINLMIMVWIFFTMISRPKGKVTHLLISGLAIMQLSMMLDFLDEFIHYPQASAWISTIESLPAPIGMIMMSIALYYWHQEQITLNAQLIKKERFYREHSLSDYITGLNSVEYMKNQITREINTNTEEQGFSVIMLDVCKFDTFNRQFGDLQGNKLLREFANLILMNIRDTDLACRFAADRFIILLPHTHQQTAEEIAHQIQASISHLAYKPGRTSQAVYHQFLACIYQYQQGDDYSILIDKLNQNMLQTKLSKIKNLAA; translated from the coding sequence ATGAATCTTTCCTTATTAAAGTTACATACTAAAACAATTGTCTTGCTTACACTCTTCTTTACATCATTGATTATGTATACGTTTTCGTTGGGTGCATTAAAGCCAATCAAGTTAATTGATTGGTTTGATGTCTTGGGTGAAGGCTGTATCAACTTAATGATTATGGTCTGGATTTTTTTCACCATGATCAGTCGACCCAAAGGCAAAGTGACCCATTTATTGATCAGTGGCCTCGCTATTATGCAATTGTCGATGATGTTAGATTTTTTAGATGAATTTATTCACTACCCGCAAGCCAGTGCTTGGATCTCAACCATTGAATCATTGCCAGCCCCAATAGGCATGATCATGATGAGCATTGCTTTATATTATTGGCATCAAGAACAAATAACGCTCAATGCGCAATTAATCAAAAAAGAGCGGTTTTATAGAGAACACAGCCTATCAGACTACATAACAGGGCTAAATAGTGTTGAGTATATGAAAAATCAAATAACACGCGAGATAAACACGAATACTGAAGAACAAGGCTTTAGTGTGATCATGCTTGATGTCTGCAAGTTTGATACTTTTAATCGTCAGTTTGGTGATCTGCAAGGCAATAAATTACTAAGAGAATTTGCTAATCTCATTTTAATGAATATACGTGATACCGATTTAGCATGCCGGTTTGCCGCTGATAGGTTTATTATTTTATTACCGCATACCCATCAGCAAACGGCAGAAGAAATAGCGCATCAAATACAAGCATCCATTTCTCATTTAGCTTATAAACCAGGTCGTACCTCGCAAGCTGTATATCATCAATTTTTAGCTTGTATATACCAGTACCAGCAAGGTGATGATTACAGTATTTTAATCGATAAACTAAATCAAAATATGCTGCAAACTAAATTATCAAAAATTAAAAACCTTGCAGCATGA
- a CDS encoding AraC family transcriptional regulator yields the protein MSKLFEVTDKTLKSPHLAVMLIDLCLMRGINQHKLLKGTQLFYDDICKGEIFISPLQLFKLIENSQKLLNNHDMSFLLGRRFFPGNLGAISNVLLNAKNLSEMIKIIMCFQPLLFPLMFVQYKQYNDKTYLIINHAFGEFNDKHAIFMAELFCSILVSVIKLRFGQNFPIAFKFPYSQPSHIEEYQVSLGENLQFDQHIFMIGIENKYLNLQLQDSSKTLKSLYLSKCKKQRNKQPGLIQHILIYLDKNTSATLEQSASYLKISPATFKRKLKQHNTSFQQLLDLVKKQAAIYQITIEGSNNNNVSHTLKFNDATNFRRAFKRWTGMTPNTLRKI from the coding sequence ATGAGTAAACTATTTGAAGTAACAGATAAAACTTTAAAGAGCCCGCATTTGGCTGTGATGTTAATCGATCTATGTTTAATGCGTGGCATTAATCAACATAAATTACTTAAAGGTACTCAGCTGTTTTACGATGATATTTGCAAAGGTGAAATATTTATCAGCCCTTTGCAATTGTTTAAGCTGATAGAAAACAGCCAAAAATTGCTGAATAATCATGACATGAGTTTTTTACTTGGCAGGCGATTTTTTCCTGGTAATTTGGGTGCAATATCAAATGTATTACTTAATGCAAAAAACCTATCCGAGATGATAAAAATAATAATGTGTTTTCAGCCATTATTATTTCCTTTAATGTTTGTTCAATACAAACAATATAACGATAAAACCTATTTGATTATTAATCACGCTTTTGGTGAGTTTAATGATAAACACGCCATATTTATGGCAGAGTTATTTTGCAGTATATTAGTGAGTGTGATTAAACTGCGGTTTGGACAAAACTTTCCCATCGCATTTAAATTCCCTTACTCTCAACCGTCACATATAGAAGAGTATCAAGTAAGCCTTGGCGAAAACCTACAATTTGACCAACATATATTTATGATCGGGATTGAAAATAAATATTTAAACTTACAACTACAAGACAGCAGTAAAACCTTAAAATCTTTATATTTATCAAAATGTAAAAAACAGCGTAATAAACAGCCCGGTTTAATTCAACATATATTGATTTATCTAGATAAAAATACCAGCGCAACACTAGAGCAAAGTGCCTCTTATTTAAAAATAAGCCCCGCGACTTTTAAACGTAAGTTGAAGCAACACAATACGAGCTTTCAACAGCTATTAGATTTAGTAAAAAAACAGGCAGCCATCTATCAAATTACCATAGAAGGCAGCAATAATAACAATGTATCTCACACACTAAAATTTAATGATGCAACCAATTTCAGACGCGCCTTTAAACGCTGGACAGGCATGACACCCAATACATTAAGAAAAATTTAG
- a CDS encoding ABC transporter substrate-binding protein has product MKLFIIITFLTLISFESKSKDLLVVTENWPPYNYLNKDGKLVGTSTAIVNKILSDADIKYKILMYPWARSFQIASQKKNTLIYSIYKTKEREDKFHWFCPIIKPTPMHFYQMANNPAIEFKNIEQAKQYTIGIIRGDWSHSYLLNLGFKEGEQLDLAPEMSINTSKLIAGRINLLVNSELGMKLELKKHNLPFNTVTKIFSIDLTGQNEICMAIHKDSPNELIKKINMAFNRFKKSK; this is encoded by the coding sequence ATGAAATTATTTATAATAATCACATTTCTAACCCTAATATCTTTTGAATCGAAATCAAAAGACCTACTCGTTGTAACTGAAAATTGGCCTCCTTATAACTATTTAAATAAAGATGGAAAGCTAGTTGGTACCTCAACAGCTATAGTAAATAAAATTCTATCCGATGCCGATATTAAATATAAAATACTGATGTACCCATGGGCTAGAAGCTTTCAGATTGCCTCCCAAAAGAAAAACACATTAATTTATTCTATTTACAAAACAAAAGAGCGTGAAGATAAATTTCACTGGTTCTGCCCCATAATAAAACCTACTCCAATGCATTTTTATCAAATGGCTAATAACCCAGCGATTGAATTTAAAAATATTGAACAAGCAAAACAATACACAATCGGAATTATTAGGGGGGATTGGAGTCACTCATATTTACTCAACTTAGGGTTTAAAGAAGGCGAACAGCTAGATTTAGCCCCTGAAATGTCTATCAATACAAGTAAATTAATAGCAGGTCGCATAAACCTACTTGTTAATTCAGAACTAGGCATGAAACTAGAGCTAAAAAAGCATAACCTTCCTTTTAACACAGTAACAAAGATATTCTCTATTGATTTAACAGGGCAAAACGAAATTTGCATGGCTATTCATAAAGACTCACCAAATGAGTTAATTAAAAAAATAAACATGGCTTTTAATCGCTTTAAAAAAAGCAAATAA
- a CDS encoding GNAT family N-acetyltransferase: protein MSELTIRVATENDAGTLFKFIKELAIYEKAEHEVLATAETIKSSMFSDNSNVHALICELDGVEIGSAIYFFNYSTWLAKSGLYLEDLYVSPEFRGKGAGIKLLKALANIAIEKECARFEWSCLDWNTPSRDFYASIGAKDQPEWISYRMTGKELVDFSKLN from the coding sequence ATGAGTGAATTAACAATAAGAGTAGCGACAGAAAATGATGCTGGCACCTTGTTTAAATTTATAAAAGAATTGGCGATTTATGAAAAAGCTGAACATGAAGTATTAGCAACTGCAGAGACGATTAAAAGCAGCATGTTCTCAGATAACAGTAATGTGCATGCGCTTATTTGTGAGCTAGATGGCGTTGAGATTGGCTCTGCGATTTACTTTTTTAATTATTCTACTTGGCTCGCCAAATCAGGGCTTTATTTGGAGGATTTATATGTATCGCCTGAATTTAGAGGCAAAGGCGCAGGTATCAAACTTTTAAAAGCATTAGCTAATATAGCGATTGAAAAAGAGTGTGCGCGTTTTGAATGGAGTTGTTTAGATTGGAATACACCTTCTCGCGATTTTTATGCTTCTATTGGTGCAAAAGATCAGCCTGAGTGGATCAGTTATCGTATGACAGGTAAAGAATTGGTTGATTTTTCTAAGCTTAATTAA
- a CDS encoding AraC family transcriptional regulator → MFEEKIDYWHNPILPDIELSHARFQHFEFDQHVHLDYHIGVVTQGGQQYKHKGEKYRLHKGFISTLNPDESHNGQSINNEAYQAFVMSIPIDYANQIANELNLKELFFAKPLNHEPDIYNHFLKLHNMLTQAQTRQNQLQIETTLMAFCTELFMRFGVSNLSNTSPNLSQENLLNIKARFHDEMGNSFQLEQLASSIGLSKFQFLRQFKAATGMTPHAYLKRVRLEYAKKALAKGSNMADIAHKVGFFDQSHFNKAFKNAYLITPTHFQKQIK, encoded by the coding sequence ATGTTTGAAGAAAAAATTGATTATTGGCATAACCCTATTCTTCCAGATATTGAACTTAGCCATGCTCGTTTTCAACATTTTGAATTCGACCAGCATGTTCATTTAGATTATCACATAGGCGTAGTTACCCAAGGCGGTCAGCAATATAAACATAAAGGCGAAAAGTACCGTTTACACAAAGGTTTTATATCAACTTTAAACCCAGACGAAAGCCATAATGGCCAAAGTATCAATAATGAAGCTTATCAAGCTTTTGTAATGTCGATTCCTATAGATTACGCCAACCAAATCGCCAATGAACTAAATCTTAAAGAACTATTTTTTGCTAAGCCTTTAAATCATGAGCCTGATATCTATAATCATTTTTTAAAACTTCATAACATGCTAACTCAAGCTCAAACACGCCAAAATCAATTGCAAATAGAAACAACATTGATGGCTTTTTGTACTGAGTTATTTATGCGATTTGGCGTCTCTAATTTAAGCAATACAAGCCCTAACCTCTCACAAGAGAATTTACTTAATATAAAAGCGCGCTTTCACGATGAAATGGGCAACTCTTTTCAATTAGAGCAATTAGCTAGCTCTATTGGCTTAAGTAAATTTCAATTTTTACGACAATTTAAAGCCGCAACAGGCATGACGCCTCACGCATATTTAAAACGTGTAAGATTGGAATATGCTAAAAAAGCCTTAGCTAAAGGCAGCAATATGGCTGATATCGCCCATAAAGTTGGTTTTTTTGATCAAAGCCATTTTAATAAAGCTTTTAAAAATGCATATTTGATTACACCCACTCATTTTCAAAAACAGATTAAATAA
- a CDS encoding LysE family transporter — MELQLLISLAVIHSVALASPGPDFALVVKMASQERRSTAIAAAIGISIAILAHTLLSLTGVSLLIQSSQTLFIIVKLIGASYLGWIGIGAIKAAITHWQDKESIIFEKDNRNKLSVKKGFLLGFYTNMLNPKAMVFFITLFSTLITPNVNLTTKIAATCLLLVLSLAWFIFIAFVLSKPNIQKTMQSATPTINLVTGILFLSVTAVIISGLIN, encoded by the coding sequence ATGGAACTACAACTTCTTATCTCACTTGCTGTGATCCACAGTGTTGCACTTGCAAGCCCAGGCCCTGATTTTGCGCTTGTAGTAAAAATGGCAAGCCAAGAACGTCGCAGTACAGCTATTGCAGCTGCAATAGGAATATCTATTGCGATTTTGGCGCACACACTATTGAGCTTAACAGGAGTCAGTTTACTTATTCAAAGCTCACAAACCCTATTTATTATTGTAAAACTCATAGGTGCTAGCTATTTAGGCTGGATTGGAATAGGTGCTATAAAAGCTGCGATTACTCATTGGCAAGACAAAGAAAGCATTATTTTTGAAAAAGATAATAGAAACAAGTTATCAGTCAAAAAAGGATTTTTATTAGGGTTTTATACCAATATGCTAAACCCTAAAGCTATGGTATTTTTTATTACGTTATTTTCGACTTTGATAACCCCTAATGTAAACCTTACAACTAAAATCGCTGCAACCTGTCTTTTGCTTGTTTTATCATTAGCTTGGTTTATTTTTATCGCTTTTGTTTTATCTAAGCCTAATATTCAAAAAACAATGCAAAGCGCTACGCCAACTATCAACCTAGTAACAGGTATTTTATTTTTAAGCGTAACTGCAGTTATCATTTCAGGTCTGATAAATTAA